TACTTTATATGAAATGGTTTCTCCATTTGTTAGATTTAAAATAACTGAATACAATTATCATTATAGAAGTAATTATCAAGATATCAAATATAGTAAACCGAATATTAAAAGTGCTGATTGCTTACTGAAATAAAAATCAATTATTAAATATGAAGAGAACTATTGATAAAACTTTATATTTTAAAAATGCAAAAAAATATAAAATTTAAAAACTGGTTTCATTACTATATGACTAGATAACATGAAACCTCATTTATAATTGTGTCTTTTTAATCTTAAGTATTTATATTACAATATTAAAATAGAATGCCATATCAATATATAGTCAAAGTATTATATTAGCTTATTACATTTTAAATAGAAAAATAGCTAATGATTTAAAAAATTATATAAAACAAACAAATTAATGAAAGTCAATAATTTTGGATACATATATTGGATTATCAATCTTGATAAAATAATAGATAAATAATTAAAATTGATTAAATCAATAAAATTAGGAGTAAATAAGCTTGAAAACGACATTGAAGTTTCCGTTAAATATTCATCAGTTCCAGCTTAGAACAAGATAATGAAAAATGTATGTACTAAAAGCAAAAGAATATTTTGCATTTAGTTGATTGTTAATATAATTTTTGTTCTTTTTTATCTAAAAATATAATATGTATTATACAATGCTAATGATGTTATTAATTTATGATTAAATTATTAATACTGTAAGCTATAGATAAAAAATCTAGTAACTTTATTATTAATATAATGCCGATAAAAGTAAAAAATGCCTATTTATACTATTTTTACTGAAATTAAAATGATATCTAAGTTAATAGAATTTGAATATTTATTAAAAATAATTAAAAAATTATATTTCGCCTTTTATATAAATTTATAATAAATCATATTTTACTTAACTAAAAAATTTATATAATCCTATTCTCCAGATCGTGAAGATTGGTTGTTAGAATATCGATATAGAATTTGGTGTTTATATTAAATAAAATATTAATATTATTATTTTATTATACAATATTATTTACTTTTATATATTTAATACTTTTAAATTTTAAATCACTCCAGGAAACTAGATAAAACTGGTTATATGCAAACATTAACAAGAAAAATATTGTAAAGAAATAATTAAACAATGCTTTATTTACTTTAATATTCGTAATTTTTAAAAAATTGTAATATGGATTAAATAAATAATATTAGTCAAATAATATTCGATTATGCTAATTTTTCTATTGTATTTAGTTATATATTTTCTACTATGAAAAACGATTATTTAATTTACTAGCTAGCTACTACTATAAATATTATTCAGTAAAATATATTTCGTATATTCTATTTTTATTTTTATTCCAACAGCCTTAATATTTCCTATTGGTAATCATAATGTGTTAGATCTGATGTTAATAATATGGCTTGATGATTGTATATCATTACATTTTTAGTTATTAAAACTAATTAAAATTTCCACAAAATTAATATCAATATCCTAGATTAGGATTTTACCTGTGGTATTTTTAGTATTTGCTTTTATGACTAAGGATAATTATAGATTAACTATTATACTATTATAATAATGATATCTGGTTTCTTTATCAACAAAGATTCATTAAATAATAAAATTTAGCGGTATAGTAATTATTAGCTCAGCAGCATGCAATAAAAATTATTAAGATATTAGTTATCAATGATATGAACTATATTATTAATTTTTTAAGTAGAACATATTTTACTTTTTATCATGAGATGCTTAATATAAATCACTTTTTTTTGATTTTATATTTCTACTATATTAATTAATGTAATACCGTAGTTAAAATTTTTGTTTAGTTATTTTTATTTAAAAATTAGCAAAACATGTATTTTGTATAAAAATGATTACAAGTAAAAATATAAATTAAATTAAGATTTATTAACATATATATTATATATATAATATAATTTTTATTATAAAAACTAAAAGTTTAATTAATAATTAAATAATATTTACATTTTATCAATATAAATAACTTTTACAATTATGATTGTAATTTATAAAGATCATAACCTACCTAATAATAAATCAATGTTATATTATCCACTAACAATTTATAATTTTTACGTATTTAATTATAAATTATTATAATTTATAATTAAAGTAATCAAATAATAATAAAAAAAATAAAACAATTAATGTAGGAATTAACCAAGATACATTATATTCATATAATGGTAATTTCTTTAAAATATCAAAAACAAAAGGTTGCAAAAAATTAGAATACTTTATAGCATCTAAAAAACCAAATAGTAAACTAGTCAACATAGGTAGTGTTACTACTATGAATGAATTGTTCCACCATTTTAAAGTAAAACTCATTATAATTAATATAATACATGGAGGATAAATAGTCATTAAAACTGGTATAGAGAATTTAATTAAATTACTTAATCCTAAATTTGATATTATCATAGAAAATATGCTAAATATTAACACTAATAGACGGTAAGAAATAGGTATATAATTAATAAAAAATTTAGCACAAGCACAAATAAGTCCTATTGCAGTTACTATACAAGAAATAAAAATTAATATACCTAAGAAAAAACTACCGTAATCACCAAAAATATATTGTACATAAGCATGTAAAATATCTGTACCGTTACTAGCATTAGGCAATAAAGTGCCGCTACTATTACCTAATTTAAATAATGCAATATAAATTAAAGTTATTAATACACCAGCTATTAGTACAGCCCATGTTATATAACGAATTAACATGGCAGAATTTTCCATACAACGAGAGCGTGCCGCATTAACAATAATAATACCAAAAACCATTGCACCTAATGTATCCATAGTCATATAACCATTTATAAAACCATTAAAAAAAGCCATATCGGCATATGATGCTATTGGTGCAATTGATTTACCAGCTGGACAAATTAATGCAGTAAAACTTAAAACTGCTAAAGCAATTATTTTTATTGGAGCTAAAATATATCCTATACTATTTAATAATTTTCCAGGATAAAATGAAACAACTATTACTATAAAAAAATAAATAAAATTATAAATAAATAATGAGCCGGAAGAAGAAATACTTAACAATGGTGCAAGTCCAACTTCATAAGATACAGTTGCAGTACGAGGTACCGCAAATAATGGGCCTATTGCTATATAAGCAGTAAAAGATAATAATAATCCTGGTATTTTCCCAATAGGAATACTAAGTTGATCAATTCCACCACCTACTTTTGCTAAAGCAATCACCGCAGTAATAGGCAATACAACACCTGTTATTAAAAATCCAGTTGCAGCTATCCATACTTTTTCGCCTGATTGTAATCCAATAATAGGAGGAAAAATAATATTTCCAGCTCCTACAAATAGCGCAAAAGTCATAAATCCTAATGCAAAAATATCTTTATATGTTAAATTATATCTCATAATTATCATTAATGTCTTGTTAAAGACTAATTTTAAGTAAAAATATTAATCAATATTATTAATATTATAAAATATAAATTCATCAAAAAATAATAAATTATCTCATTAGTATTATCTCATTAGTATTATAAGTAAGATTATAATTCTTTAAAATTAAAAGCTACTTTTTAAAAGTAATATTTTTAGTAAGATATTCCTTGATAATATGTAAATTTTATAAATTAATATAATGATTGTAGTATATAATATAATGATTATTTTACAAAATTAATGATTTTATAAACTTAAATATCTCAAATACCATATTAAAATTAAATTATTTTAAATATTAAAGTCAAATATATAATTTTACTTATATTGTTATATCATAAAATCAATGTTCAAATAAAATATTTAATTTTATATTTTATTTTACATTATACAATTAATGTATAATTAATAATTAATCATTTTATACATTTCTTGAATAGAAATTACTTTTTCTGTAGGATCAGCATTAAGTGAAATCACAGTTGCAATACTACCATTAATAGTAGTATTATAATATACTTTATACCTTAAAGCATTAAGACGTATCATCTTTGAAATTTCTATTTCATTACTACCATCTATTGTATTTAAAATATAAGTATATTCTCCATTTTTTATTTTATCGTGAATAGTAAGATAATTGTCATTTATTTTATTTACTAAACAAGTATTAATTCCTCCTTCACCTAACATAATAGCTGTATCATAAGTGGCATCTAGTTTAAAACCATATTCAAGTAATTTAATTGCTAAATCAACAACTTTTAATTTATCATTTTTTTTTACTGAAAGCAAAACTCGACCGGATTTTTTAATTATAAAAGAGCAGCTTAATATAGCTTTAGCAAATGCTTCAGCAAATGTACGTCCAATACCCATAACTTCACCAGTAGAACGCATTTCTGGTCCTAAAATAGGATCAACTCCAGAAAATTTATTAAAAGGTAGTACTACTTCTTTTACTGAATAATAAGGTGGAATAATTTCTTTCGTCATTTTTTGTTTAGTTAAAGATTGACCTATCATAACACGAGCTGCTACCTTAGCTAAAGGTATTCCTATTGCCTTTGATACAAAAGGTACTGTACGTGTAGCTCTAGGATTAACTTCTATTAAATAAATATCATTATCTTTAACAGCAAATTGAACATTTAATAATCCTTTAACTCGTAATTCAATGGCTAATTTTTTTACTTGATCGCGAATAATATTTTGTATATTATCAGTTAATGTATAAGATGGCAATGAGCATGCAGAATCACCTGAGTGAACACCAGCAAGTTCAATATGTTCCATAATACCACCAATAAAAACAGTTTTACCATCACATATGGCATCAACATCAACTTCAATAGCATTATCCAAAAAATGATCAAGTAGGACTGGGGTATTATTAGAAACGCTAATTGCTATATTAAAGTATTTATACAATTCAATTTTATTGTATACAATACTCATAGCTCTGCCACCTAAAACATAAGATGGACGTACAACTAATGGATATCCAATACTATTTGCTTTTTCTATAGCTTCATCAATCGTATTAACAGTAGCATTTTTTGGTTGTTTTAAAGCTAAATTAACAACTACTTGTTGAAAACGGTTTCTATCTTCAGCCCTATCAATAGCATCTGGACTAGTGCCGATAATAGGAACACCCTCCCTTTCCAAAAGGGAAGCTAATTTTAATGGTGTTTGGCCACCAAACTGAACAATTACACCTATCGGTTGTTCCACTCTAACTATTTCCAACACATCTTCTAAAGTTACTGGTTCAAAATAAAGGCGATCAGAAATATCAGTATCAGTAGATACTGTTTCAGGATTACAGTTTACCATTATTGTTTGATAACCATCTTCACTTAAAGCTAACGCAGCATGAACACAACAATAATCAAATTCGATACCCTGGCCAATACGATTTGGTCCTCCACCTAAAATTATAACCTTTAATTTATTACTGTCTGGATTAGCTTCACATTCATCTTCATAAGTAGAGTACAAATAAGTGGTATTTATCGCAAATTCTGCAGCACAAGTATCAACTCTCTTAAAAACAGGATGTAATTTGTATTTATAACGTAATTCACGAATTTTAGACTCAGAAATATTAAGTAATTTAGCTAAACGAATATCAGAAAAACCTTTTCTTTTCAAGATGCGTAAAAAGTCAAACGATAGGCCATCAATACCTAATTCAATAACCTTATTTTCTAACATGATCAATTCTTTAATTTGTATCAAAAACCAGCGATCAATATTAGTTAAATAAAATATCTTATCTACAGACATCCCTGCACGAAAAGCATCAGCTATATACCAAATACGATCTGCACCAGCTTCCTTTAATTCTCTATAAATTTTTTTTAATGAATCTAACTCATTTAAATTAATTTTAGAATCAAATCCAGTAGCATCAATCTCTAATCCTCGTAATGCTTTGTGTATAGATTCTTGAAAAGTTCTTCCAATAGCCATTACTTCTCCAACGGATTTCATTTGAGTAGTCAAACGATCATTACTACCTGGAAATTTTTCAAAATTAAAATATGGAATTTTAGTTACAACATAATCGATTACAGGCTCAATAGCAGCTGGTATTTTGCTACCAGCAATATCATTCATTAATTCATCAAGAGTATACCCAACTGCCAATTTAGCAGCAATTTTAGCAATAGGAAACCCAGTTGCTTTTGAAGCTAATGCTGAAGAACGAGATACTCTAGGATTCATTTCTACAACAATTAAACGACCAGTATTAGGATTTACTGCGAATTGAACATTTGAACCACCTGTTTCTATACCAATTTCTCTCAATACAGCTATAGATGCATTACGCATAATTTGATATTCCTTATCTGTTAATGTCTGAGCTGGTGCAACAGCTATAGAATCTCCAGTATGTATTCCCATAGAATCAATATTTTCAATAGAACAGATAATGATACAATTATCATTTTTATCGCGAAGCACTTCCATTTCATACTCTTTCCAACCAATAAGAGATTCATCTATTAATAATTCATGTATTGGTGAAAGATCCAAAGCATTCAGACATATATGTTTAAACTCTATATAATCATATGCAATACCGCTTCCAGAACCACCCATAGTAAATGAAGGACGAATAATACATGGGAACCCTACTTTTTTTACTACTTCTAATGCTTCTTTAAATGAATGTGCAATTCCTGAACGTGCTGTTTCTAATCCTATTTTTTGCATTGCTTTATCAAATCTATGACGATTTTCTGCTTTATCAATTGAATCAATTATAGCTCCAATCATTTTGACTGAAAATTCTTTTAATACACCATGACGATCTAACTCCAAAGCACAATTTAAAGCTGTTTGACCACCCATAGTAGGTAAGATAGTGTCAGGGCGCTCTTTTTCAATAATTTTACGTACCACTTTCCAATTAATTGGCTCAATATATGTAGCATTAGCTAAATTAGGATCAGTCATGATTGTTGCTGGATTAGAATTAACTAAAATAACTCTATAACCAATTTCGCGTAAGGCTTTACATGCTTGTACACCTGCATAATCAAATTCACAAGCTTGTCCAATAACAATTGGACCAGCACCTAAGATTAAAATATTTTTAATATCTGTACGTTTTACCATTTCTGATTACCAATTAACCTACTTTAGTGGCTAAATTTATTAAACGATATTTTTCTACTAATTTAATAAAATAATCAAATAAGTACTCAGCATCTTTAGGACCAGGACTGCCTTCAGGATGTCCTTGAAATCCAAATGCAGGTTTATCTATACGATGTATACCTTGTATACTATCATCAAAAAGTGATTTATGAGTAATTAATAAATTATCAGTTAATGATACTTTATCAATAGTAAAACTATGATTTTGAGTGGTAATCATAATTTTATTATTAACTAAATCTTTTACTGGATGATTACTACCATGATGTCCAAATTTCATTTTAATAGTTTTAGCCCCACTAGCTATTGCAAGTAATTGATAACCTAAACATATACCAAAAATAGGAATATCTGTTGTTAAAAAGTATTTTATCGATGTTATTGCATAATGACATGCTGCTGGATCACCAGGACCATTAGATAAAAAAATACCATCAGGTATCATTTTTAATACTTCAATAGCCGATGTTGTTGCAGGGACAATAGTTAATGAACAATTACGATCAACTAATAATCTTAGAATATTTCTTTTTATACCAAAATCATAAACTATGATATGATAAGGCAGTATTTTATTTATCTTATCATTAATAGGTAATAATTGATCAGTTACTACTTGATTACTTTTTTGAGTCCAAGTATAAAAAAATTTTGTTGTCACTTCTTTAGCCAGATCTAATCCTTGTATTCCTTTGAATGATTTGATCTTTTTCAAAGCTAAATATGGATTTAAATTATTACCAGTGATAATACAACCATTTTGCGAACCTTTTGTCCTTAATAATCTAGTAAGTTTACGAGTATCAATATCAGTAATAGCCACTATTTTCTGCTTTTTTGAATAAGAAGATAAACTTTCTTTCCCACGAAAATTACTATAATTTAATGATAAATCACGTATAACTATTCCTTTAGCATATACAAAAGCAGATTCTGAATCATCATAGTTAATACCTGTATTTCCAATATGTGGATTTGTAAACGTGATAATTTGACGGTAATAAGATGGATCAGTTAGAATTTCTTGGTATCCAGTTATTGATGTATTAAAAACCATTTCTCCTACAGCAATTCCTTCAGCACCCATAGAATGGCCATGGAATTGTGTTCCATCTTCTAAAATCAATATTGCTGGCTTAATCAAAACACCTCCAAAAAAATTAGAATAATTATCATTAAAATAAAATATTATATAAATTTTTTAAGAGTTTTAAAAAAATATTGAGATAATTAACTAAAAATTTATAGGTTTTTATTTCGATTATTATTTTAAATAAATATACATTAGATTAAATCACACTATTAAGAATAGTAAATAAAGATTCATATATTGTAAAATATAATTATCAATATCATTATATACTTAATATATTTACTTACATTATATTTACTTACATTATTAAAATGTGGATATGATATTTAGTAATAGTACATTGTTCTCTAAATTTATTAAAATAAGATAAAATTATTAAATATTTATTAATAAAAATTTACAACTATTAATTTCTAATTTTATTTTTTAAAAATATTGAAAAATTTATTTTAATTCATACCATAATTTAAATTAAATAGTTACCAATTTAATTAATTATTTTTATATTATAAAAATAATTAATACGATACATATAAATATAAATTTAATTAATAAAAAACAAAAATAAATAGAAATTGCATAATAAACTATTACTATCATAAAATATATTATTAAATTAAAATGTAATTAACTTTATAAAAAATAATAAATTTATATATTTAATACATCTTTCATACTATATAATCCATTTTTTTGCCATTTTAACCATAAACAAGCTTTAAGAACTCCATTTACGAAAGCATTACGATTTAGTGCTTTATGAGTTATCTTTATTTTTTCATTATTATTAGCAAAAATAATTGTATGTTCACCTATAATATTATTTACTCTAATCGTTGTGATATTAATATCATCATCTTGTTTATTAGAATTAATATATATATTTGAACTACAATTTTTTAAATAACTAACAATTGAATTAG
This genomic interval from Candidatus Arsenophonus lipoptenae contains the following:
- the brnQ gene encoding branched-chain amino acid transport system II carrier protein; the encoded protein is MRYNLTYKDIFALGFMTFALFVGAGNIIFPPIIGLQSGEKVWIAATGFLITGVVLPITAVIALAKVGGGIDQLSIPIGKIPGLLLSFTAYIAIGPLFAVPRTATVSYEVGLAPLLSISSSGSLFIYNFIYFFIVIVVSFYPGKLLNSIGYILAPIKIIALAVLSFTALICPAGKSIAPIASYADMAFFNGFINGYMTMDTLGAMVFGIIIVNAARSRCMENSAMLIRYITWAVLIAGVLITLIYIALFKLGNSSGTLLPNASNGTDILHAYVQYIFGDYGSFFLGILIFISCIVTAIGLICACAKFFINYIPISYRLLVLIFSIFSMIISNLGLSNLIKFSIPVLMTIYPPCIILIIMSFTLKWWNNSFIVVTLPMLTSLLFGFLDAIKYSNFLQPFVFDILKKLPLYEYNVSWLIPTLIVLFFLLLFDYFNYKL
- the carB gene encoding carbamoyl-phosphate synthase large subunit, which produces MVKRTDIKNILILGAGPIVIGQACEFDYAGVQACKALREIGYRVILVNSNPATIMTDPNLANATYIEPINWKVVRKIIEKERPDTILPTMGGQTALNCALELDRHGVLKEFSVKMIGAIIDSIDKAENRHRFDKAMQKIGLETARSGIAHSFKEALEVVKKVGFPCIIRPSFTMGGSGSGIAYDYIEFKHICLNALDLSPIHELLIDESLIGWKEYEMEVLRDKNDNCIIICSIENIDSMGIHTGDSIAVAPAQTLTDKEYQIMRNASIAVLREIGIETGGSNVQFAVNPNTGRLIVVEMNPRVSRSSALASKATGFPIAKIAAKLAVGYTLDELMNDIAGSKIPAAIEPVIDYVVTKIPYFNFEKFPGSNDRLTTQMKSVGEVMAIGRTFQESIHKALRGLEIDATGFDSKINLNELDSLKKIYRELKEAGADRIWYIADAFRAGMSVDKIFYLTNIDRWFLIQIKELIMLENKVIELGIDGLSFDFLRILKRKGFSDIRLAKLLNISESKIRELRYKYKLHPVFKRVDTCAAEFAINTTYLYSTYEDECEANPDSNKLKVIILGGGPNRIGQGIEFDYCCVHAALALSEDGYQTIMVNCNPETVSTDTDISDRLYFEPVTLEDVLEIVRVEQPIGVIVQFGGQTPLKLASLLEREGVPIIGTSPDAIDRAEDRNRFQQVVVNLALKQPKNATVNTIDEAIEKANSIGYPLVVRPSYVLGGRAMSIVYNKIELYKYFNIAISVSNNTPVLLDHFLDNAIEVDVDAICDGKTVFIGGIMEHIELAGVHSGDSACSLPSYTLTDNIQNIIRDQVKKLAIELRVKGLLNVQFAVKDNDIYLIEVNPRATRTVPFVSKAIGIPLAKVAARVMIGQSLTKQKMTKEIIPPYYSVKEVVLPFNKFSGVDPILGPEMRSTGEVMGIGRTFAEAFAKAILSCSFIIKKSGRVLLSVKKNDKLKVVDLAIKLLEYGFKLDATYDTAIMLGEGGINTCLVNKINDNYLTIHDKIKNGEYTYILNTIDGSNEIEISKMIRLNALRYKVYYNTTINGSIATVISLNADPTEKVISIQEMYKMINY
- the carA gene encoding glutamine-hydrolyzing carbamoyl-phosphate synthase small subunit, producing the protein MIKPAILILEDGTQFHGHSMGAEGIAVGEMVFNTSITGYQEILTDPSYYRQIITFTNPHIGNTGINYDDSESAFVYAKGIVIRDLSLNYSNFRGKESLSSYSKKQKIVAITDIDTRKLTRLLRTKGSQNGCIITGNNLNPYLALKKIKSFKGIQGLDLAKEVTTKFFYTWTQKSNQVVTDQLLPINDKINKILPYHIIVYDFGIKRNILRLLVDRNCSLTIVPATTSAIEVLKMIPDGIFLSNGPGDPAACHYAITSIKYFLTTDIPIFGICLGYQLLAIASGAKTIKMKFGHHGSNHPVKDLVNNKIMITTQNHSFTIDKVSLTDNLLITHKSLFDDSIQGIHRIDKPAFGFQGHPEGSPGPKDAEYLFDYFIKLVEKYRLINLATKVG